The Bacteroidales bacterium genomic sequence CGCTGACATCAATCCCATACTCCGCCAGCAACCCCGGCAGCCCTGGTAATGAAAACCGGGCCTTTTTGATACGGTTTTGAGAAGGGTTGATGGTATAATTATAAGCGGTACGGAAATCGACTTTTTCAAGGTTGGTGTGATCGAAGACTGCCCTGTGAAGATCGCAGTTATCAAAAATACTCTCTGACATTTCGGCTTCTGAAAAATCGGTTTCCTTCAAATCGCAATTCTTTAAAACCGTTTTCTTCATTTTTACTTTGAAGAATGTCGAGTTCTGCAGTTTGCAGTTTTCAAACGAGACTGTAAATCCCAACAAATCACAATCTTCAAAATGCAATCCCAGCATCTTGCAGCCGACAAATTTTACATCGCGGAAGGTCGTGTTGTTTAATACAACCAGGCTCAAATTGCAATCCCTGAATTCACAATCAATAAACCGGAACTCAGCCAGCCTGGCATTTGAGAAATCACACCGGTCAAATGTGCATTCTTCATATTCACCTGGTTTCAGCGGTTTTTCGCTAAAAATGATTTTTTCGAATTTTTCGTCAACTATATAGCCCATAATGCAAAAATAAAATATTTCGGCAATCCTGATTTTTTACCATGTCGTTACCTGATAATTATCGTTCATGTTCACGGTTCAAATTCCTAAATTTGGTTACCATGCATAAAAGCCTATGATTAACGAATCACTGTTGAACCCGTCAGGCATTGTTGTTGTCGGCGGTTCCAATAACCTCCGGAAACCGGGTGGCCGTATTGTCCAGAATATCCTTTCGGGAAATTACAAAGGCAACCTTTATATTGTCAACCCGAAGGACGAACAAGTGCAGGGTATTAAAACCCACGCCTCCGTTTACGATCTCCCTGAAGTTGACCTGGCCATTCTTGCCATTGCTGCACCCAACTGTCCCG encodes the following:
- a CDS encoding pentapeptide repeat-containing protein is translated as MGYIVDEKFEKIIFSEKPLKPGEYEECTFDRCDFSNARLAEFRFIDCEFRDCNLSLVVLNNTTFRDVKFVGCKMLGLHFEDCDLLGFTVSFENCKLQNSTFFKVKMKKTVLKNCDLKETDFSEAEMSESIFDNCDLHRAVFDHTNLEKVDFRTAYNYTINPSQNRIKKARFSLPGLPGLLAEYGIDVSD